The following are encoded in a window of Sebastes umbrosus isolate fSebUmb1 chromosome 7, fSebUmb1.pri, whole genome shotgun sequence genomic DNA:
- the chp2 gene encoding calcineurin B homologous protein 2 isoform X3: MGSSSSSMNNVPDAQQLMQETGFSAAHLLRLHERFEFLDQNHRGELRPEDFGAVRELAMNPIGDRIIGAFFSPGQETVDFAGFVRILAHFRPTETNRTRDGAQPEPVNSPTRKLKFAFQLYDQDRDGKISREELLQVLRMMLEMQVTEEQVTEEQLQSLAERAIQEADLDRDDAISFDEFRKSLEKVNIDHKMSIRFLK, from the exons ATGggctccagcagctccagcatgAACAACGTCCCAGACGCCCAGCAGCTCATGCAGGAAACTGGCT tcTCTGCTGCTCACCTCCTTCGTCTGCACGAGAGGTTTGAGTTCCTGGACCAGAACCACCGAGGAGAGCTCAG gcctGAGGATTTCGGAGCAGTTCGGGAGTTGGCCATGAACCCCATCGGAGACCGAATCATCGGGGCCTTTTTCTCTCCAGG acagGAAACGGTGGACTTTGCCGGCTTCGTTCGGATTCTGGCTCATTTCCGTCCCACAGAAACGAACCGAACCAGAGACGGAGCGCAGCCGGAGCCGGTCAACAGCCCGACCAGGAAACTCAAAT ttGCTTTCCAGCTGTACGATCAGGACCGAGATGGAAAGATTTCCAGAGAAGAGCTTCTTCAG GTGCTGCGAATGATGCTGGAGATGCAGGTGACGGAGGAGCAGGTGACGGAGGAGCAGCTGCAGAGCCTCGCTGAGCGAGCCATCCAGGAGGCCGACCTGGACCGAGACGACGCCATCTCCTTCGACGAGTTCAGAAAG TCACTGGAGAAAGTGAACATCGATCACAAGATGAGTATTCGCTTCCTGAAATAA